The genome window CCCAGTGTGTCGGGATCATCTTGTGCATCATGTTTCCTCCCATGATCGTGGTGTATGTGATCCTGGCCTTTGTACTGCCGGTCAAACCGGAAAACCTTTATGCCAGTCCGTCATTAGAACAAATGTGGCGTTCGTACAGACGCTCGCCGGTCGGTACAGTGGACGAGGTCAAACACCGCTTTAGAAACATGGAAACACGTTTGCAAAGAATGGAACGTTATGTAACCTCAAAACGTTACAATCTGGACCGTGATTTTCAAGACTTATAGTCCGGTAAGTGATATATTTTGAGTGTGATTTCAAGTTGTGAATTAATCAGGAGATTGTGATGGGCGTGTTTGATATGGTTGCACTGATCGTGTTTATGGGGGTTATATGTGAAATGTATCGCATCTACTCCAAAAACAAACGCAGTAAGGGCAGTAGCAGTGAATGGCTGGGAAAATTCCAGGACTCGGAAAACCGCCAGCAACAAAAGATCCGGGCATTGGAAGAGCGCATAAAAGTGCTTGAAAGAATTGTCACCGACAAGAACTATGATCTGAAAAAACAGTTCGATGAACTGGATGCTGCTTAAGTATTTTCAACAAATAATTTTCACCGGAGCCAGACGATTTTTCGTGCTGGCTTTTTTGCTTTCAGGCTTGCCGTTTTTATCGGCCTGCACGGCTGACCCGGAGTCTACACAAGATCCAAACTCGCAAAGTATACACTCGGCTTTAGTGATTAAAGTTAAAGACGGTGATTCACTGATCTTGCGTTATGCACAAGGAATCGAAAAAGAGGTGCGTTTATTCGGCATAGACGCGCCGGAATACAATCAAGCCTTTGGGCAAGATGCCAAACACATACTTGAAAATCTGACACTGAAAAAAACCGTTCTTGTGCAAAAGCACAACGGATCGTTATCAACGCGAAGTGGTACTACTCATTCGTGTTCAGGACGACCTGAATATCAATCTCGCCATGCTTGAGCAAGGCGCGGCCTGGGTGTATCGACAGTATCAAAATGAACCAAGTTGGGCGCGGCTTGAAAAACGAGCAAAATCACAACAACAGGGTCTATGGGCCGGTGCTCGTCCTGTCGCTCCCTGGGAATGGCGAAAAAGTCAATAATCAGCTGAATTTGATGTTTTTCATCATTTTTGTCCCCTAAATCTCGTATCCGTGCCCGGAATGTGACCGTATCGATGGTTTTTTTGTGATTTAGCCTCTATCATTCAGATAATTCTAGAAATATGAATAAGATATGACAGGTTGGTTAAATAAACTGAACTACATGCATAAGCTGACGTTGTCGTCGATGCTCAGCTCGTTGCTCGCGGTTTTAACCGTGTTGACGATCGTGGTCGTGATCACGTTCAATGCAGCGCGAAATGACCTGGTTGAAAATCTGCAAACCACAGCCAGCTTACTGGGTGCCAGTGCCAATGCCAGTATCTCACTTAAAGATCCTGCTTATGCGAATAACGCCTTAAACACTTTGGTCAACCAAAATCATGTGATCGAGGCAAAGATCTTTACCCCCGGCAATCAGGCGGAAAATGAATCAAGTGTGGTGGCTAGTTATAAAAATGACCTGTTATTCAATCAAAGTGATATTTCGCCGCAATTGAAATTTAATCCAGCCAAACAAGACCCATTGATAAGCCAAAATGAAATATTGATCTCGGAACCCGTGTTTAACGGCAATCAGGTCATCGCCTCGATTTCGATTCTGGCCTCATTACAACCTTTATATGATCGCCTGAAACTTATAGTGCTCTTCTCCTTACTTGCTCTGGCCATGGCAACGCTGATCAGTTTCGTGATCTGGAGAAGCACACAACAAACATGGGCCAGGCCTTTTGTTAAATTTTCCAGAGCTATCCAGTATGTGATTCAAGAAAAAGATTACTCCAAACGGATAAAGGTCACAACCAAAGATGACCTGGGTGAAATGATCAGCGGTTTCAATACACTGATGACCCAGATCCAGGCAGCCCAGTTAAAACTCAAAAACCAACAAGCCACCCTGGAATACGAAGTAGAGGCCCGTACAGAAGAATTGACCCGGGCCAACCGCAAGCTGATTT of Gammaproteobacteria bacterium contains these proteins:
- a CDS encoding nuclease, which codes for MVLLIRVQDDLNINLAMLEQGAAWVYRQYQNEPSWARLEKRAKSQQQGLWAGARPVAPWEWRKSQ
- a CDS encoding PspC domain-containing protein, translating into MSRFDDDYRRPSPRTLYRDPKHGSLAGVFTGIADYLGLKKGPTQCVGIILCIMFPPMIVVYVILAFVLPVKPENLYASPSLEQMWRSYRRSPVGTVDEVKHRFRNMETRLQRMERYVTSKRYNLDRDFQDL